Proteins encoded within one genomic window of Couchioplanes caeruleus:
- a CDS encoding ROK family transcriptional regulator yields the protein MTRLAGSSKLLRAMNASAALAHLLEVGELTRADLRRLTQLSTPTISEVLRRLTDAGLVSVVGYHSGRPGPNAEIYAVDPDAAYAAALSVRDIGASGGPSVVAALCDLTGEVRARIERQVDFLRADPRTALVEAIADLHAEAGVPADKIHHVQLAVAGSYDARAETIRHVDVPGFARPGLVPETAAALGTRVGVDNDVNLAAVAERRRGVAQEADGFALLWLGQEGLGLAIDIGGTLIRGARGGAGEIGYMPLYAPGSIHRKVDLQDLVGGAAIMALGQDHGIPGRTPLDIVTTAATTPGRSGEFITQLADRIAVGLAAVIAVLDPSLVVLAGPIARAGGETLLAAVRDAVHRAAPLESTIAVTTIADDAVLLGALDAGLTAVRESLIAAIRDNQT from the coding sequence CTGGCCCACCTGCTGGAGGTGGGCGAACTCACCCGCGCCGACCTACGCCGGCTGACCCAGCTCTCCACCCCGACCATCTCCGAGGTGCTGCGCAGGCTCACCGACGCCGGGCTGGTCTCGGTCGTCGGCTACCACAGCGGGCGCCCGGGCCCGAACGCGGAAATCTATGCCGTCGACCCCGACGCAGCGTACGCCGCCGCGCTGTCCGTCCGCGACATCGGCGCCAGCGGGGGCCCGTCGGTCGTCGCCGCCCTCTGCGACCTCACCGGCGAGGTCCGCGCCCGGATCGAACGGCAGGTCGACTTCCTTCGTGCCGATCCCCGTACCGCCCTGGTGGAGGCGATAGCCGACCTGCATGCCGAGGCCGGCGTCCCCGCCGACAAGATCCACCACGTCCAGCTCGCCGTCGCCGGGTCGTACGACGCCCGCGCCGAGACCATCCGCCACGTCGACGTGCCCGGCTTCGCCCGCCCGGGCCTGGTGCCGGAGACGGCCGCGGCGCTGGGCACCCGCGTCGGGGTCGACAACGACGTCAACCTCGCCGCGGTCGCCGAGCGCCGCCGCGGCGTCGCCCAGGAGGCCGACGGCTTCGCGCTGCTCTGGCTCGGCCAGGAGGGCCTCGGTCTGGCCATCGACATCGGCGGCACCCTGATCCGCGGCGCCCGAGGCGGCGCCGGCGAGATCGGCTACATGCCGCTGTACGCCCCCGGCTCCATCCACCGCAAGGTCGACCTGCAAGACCTGGTCGGCGGCGCCGCGATCATGGCCCTCGGCCAGGACCACGGCATACCGGGCCGAACCCCCCTCGACATCGTCACCACCGCCGCGACCACCCCGGGCCGGTCCGGAGAATTCATCACCCAACTGGCCGACCGGATCGCCGTCGGCCTCGCCGCGGTCATCGCCGTACTCGATCCCTCGCTCGTGGTGCTCGCCGGCCCCATCGCCCGGGCCGGCGGCGAAACCCTGCTCGCCGCCGTCCGGGACGCGGTCCACCGGGCCGCCCCGCTGGAGAGCACCATCGCCGTCACCACGATCGCCGACGACGCGGTCCTGCTCGGCGCCCTCGACGCCGGCCTCACCGCGGTGCGCGAGTCTCTGATCGCCGCCATCCGCGACAACCAGACCTGA